In the genome of Streptomyces sp. SAI-127, the window GGCTTCCGCAGCATGGGCAGGCTGGGCGCGTGCACGTTCCGGACCGACTACGGCGAGATCTTCCTGGACGAGACCGGTCCCCTGACGGTCACCACCGACAGCGGCGACATCGCCGTACGGCAGGTCACCGGTGACGCCGAGGTGACCAGCGACTCCGGCGTGATCCAGATCCAGAGGATCGACGGGAGCGCCACCATCACCAACGAATACGGTGAGACGGAAATTCGCGAAATCACCGGAGTACTACGCGCACGCGGTCGCGATTCCGATCTCCTCGTCGGCCGTACCCACGGCGATGTCGAGGCCTTCAGCGAATCCGGTGACATCCGTATCGCGGAAGTCACCCGCGGGACGGTCGACACGACGTCCGACTCGGGAAACATCGACATCTCCGTTCCCGAGGACGCCGCGGTGGCGGTCGACCTCGAATCCCCGAACGGACGGGTGCGCAACTCGGTGCCCCGGAGCGGGACGGCCGGAAAGCCGGACCGGAGCATCACCGTCCGGGCCCGCTCGCACCAGGGGGACGTCACCCTCACACCGCTCCGGCCGCGGCCGGGCACGTGACCACCACGCGGGCGCGCGCCGGCCGTACGGCGTTCGCCCGCGCACGGGTGTCCTGTCGACCGGACAACATCACGTCACGCACGCGAAATCGGGCGCGACCGCAGGAATTTCGCACCCTTGGTAATTCCGCGTGGACATCGGTCGGCCACCGGTCCAAACTGGCAGCCGATTCCGGCGAACGCTTTCCGGCCCGCCTTTCTCTTCTCGCGGCGCTGCGCCCAGCACGGCGCTTTCCACCTTGCTCTGCGCCTTAAGAATTCACCCGGCCGTCCAGCAATCCACAGCGGAGGCGCGCGGGTTGCCGCGGTCAGTGCGGGTGCCGGTCGCCGTGACAGATCCCAAGGCAGGAGGTTGGCATGACACGAGTGCTCAAAGCCGCCGGGCCCGCGAGTCCGGAGACACCCGACCAACTCGATACGCCCGACCAGCAGACGGACGTCCCGCTGGTGGTGCCGTGGAGCCCTGCCACGCGTGTGGCGTTCCGGTTCGGGCTGGCCTATGTCGCCCTGTTCTTCCTGACCGAGATGCGGATCATGTATCCGCTGCTCGGAGTCTTCGGCAATGACCTGCCCGCGGGGGCACTGGTCTGGCAGTACCACCTCGTGCGCCCTGTGGTGACCTGGGTCGGCGAGCATGTGTTCGGCGTCGACGCGGCGTTGATCGAGCCCGTGCAGAGCGGCGACCAGAGATTCTTCTGGGTGCTGGCCTTCTGCTGGTTCGTCGGTGCCCTCGTGGTCACGGCGGTGTGGTCCGTGATCGACCGGCACCGCACCGACTACGTGTGGCTGCACAAGTGGTTCCACGTCGTCGTCCGGTTGTGCCTGGCGGCCCAGTTGTTCTCTTTCGGGTTCGCCAAGGTGTTCCCGCTGCAGATGTCGCTGCCGCTGACCCGGCTGGTGGAACCGTACGGCGACTTCGGGATGCTGAACGTCTTGTGGTCACAGGTCGGCAGCTCCCAGCCGTACGAGATCCTGCTCGGGTGCGCCGAGGTCACCGCTGCTGTCCTGCTCCTGGTCCCCCGGACCGCGATCCTGGGGGCGCTCCTGGCGTCGGTCGAGTTGACCCAGGTGCTCATCCTCAACGTCACCTACCAGGTGCCGCTGAAGATCTTCACGTTCCACCTGCTGCTGCTGGCCCTGATCCTGCTGGCTCCGCACGCGGTCCGTCTGGTCGGGTTCTTCGTGACGGACCGGGGTGTGGGCCCCCTCCGCAGGCCACAACTGTTCCGGACCCGCCGGGCCGCGTCCCTCGCCCTTGCCGTGCAGATCCTCTTCGGGGCATGGCTGGCCGGCTCCCAGGTGCACGAGGAATGGAAGCTGTGGGACTCGATCGGCACGTCGGGGCCGAAGCCGCCGCTGTACGGCATCTGGAACGTCGCCGAGTTCTCTCTGGACGGGCACGACCGCCCGCCCCTGACGACGGACGGCGAGCGGTGGAACCGCCTCATCGTGGACACCAGCCACTCCTACCAACCGGGGCCCGTGTCCAGCCAGCGCATGGACGGCTCCATCGTCGACTACGCGGCCACCTTCGACGCGAAGAGCCGGACGATGGCCCTGGCACGGCTCGACGACCCGACCTGGTCCGCGCGGCTGGTCTTCACCCAGTCCACGCCCGACCGGCTGACGCTGAACGGCGTGCTGCACGGTCACAAGGTCCGTATGCGGCTGGAGAAGGCCGACCTCTCGTCCTTCCCCCTCACTCACAACGGTCCGCGCTGGGTGCAGGACGGTCCCTACCAGCCGCGTCTGGAACTTCGGTGACGCACCGGAGCCGTCAGCGGACCGACACAGGGAAACCGGCGGGCCGGCGCGCGCCTCGGCGCACGGCCCGCTGGTCGGCGGGCCGTGCGCCGAGGCGCCGGCACAGGGCGCAGCGCCTCGTTCAACCGCGCACCACCATCGCCCCGAGCCCCGCCGTCGGCAGCTCCCGCGCGAACCGGAAGTCCCTCTCGCGCCTCTCCTCCACCGTGTCGCCGCCGCAGGCCGCCAGGATCTCCTCCGCCTCCCGTACGACGTCGGCGGCTTCGGGCACCTGAGTCACCGCACTCGTCGCCTGCCGGTGACCGGCGTCCCGGGTCGACCCGGCGTCCGCCCGACAGGCGCACGGAGTGGTCGTCGATCGTGCGAATCGGTACACGAACCGGAGGACGGTACACAGGGCGGCCGCGTGCCGGTGGGCGGGCAGTCCGGCTCCGCGGATGATCCCTGCTCCCGCCGGTCCTCGTCGGCGTCCGCCTCGGCCAGCCGCAGCCGCCGAAGGTGACGTCCACCCCGGCGGCCAGCGCGTGGAGAACCTCGGCAGGCCCTCGGCGTCCGAGGCCGGACCGCCGCCGTGACGATCCGGTCGCGGTCTGGCGCAGACGGATGCCGACCGTGCCCGGCACGGCGTGCCCGTCCCTCCGCCCCTTACGGCCCGCCCGGCCTGCCACGGCGTACCTCCTGCCGGCGCGGGCGCGGGCGCGGGCGCGGTTCAGCGGTCGGCGGACTCCCCCAGCGCGATGGCCTGCACCGGACAGGAGCGGGCCGCGTCCCGCACCAGCGGGTCGCCGGCTCCGTCGTCCCGTCCAGGCAGCACCGCGCCGTACCCGTCGTCGTCCTGGGTGAAGACGCCCGGCGCCGTGAGGGCGCACATGCCCGCACCCACGCATCGGTGGATGTCCACATGGATCCGCATGGTTCATCTCCTCGCTCAGCCCTGCAGGGCTCGGTCGATCACCGAGCAGATCTCGGCCGCGTACTCCGGCTGGGACATGTCCCGGTGCTTGCAGGCGATCCGGTGCTCCTCGATCCGGCCGCGCACATAGGGCGGCCACTGCGCGGCGAAGCCGTGGTCGTCGACCGTGGCGGTGAAGAACAGCACGTCACCGTCGAAGAGCGGGGTGGCGTACTCGTCGAGGAGTTTCGTGTGGCGCACGGTCACGGCCGCCACGGTCTCGACGACCGACTGATAGTCGGCCGCGCCCGCGGACCGGCCGAGGTAGTCCCTGACGAACGCCTGCGTGTTGGCGTCCTCGATGACGTCGGCCTCCGCGAAGTCGTTCTCCGTGCCCAGACCGCCGGCGACGGCGCTGTCCAGCATGGCCAATAGGCCCACCGCCTTGCCGCGCCGGCGCAGCTCCACCGCGATCGCGTGGGCCAGGGTGCCACCGCCCGACCAGCCGAACAGCAGGTAGGGCCCGTTCGGCTGGAGCGCGGTGATGTGCCGCAGATAGTGGGTGACCATGTCGTCGACGGAGGTCGCCTGCGGCTGCGTCGGGTCGTACTCGCGTGCTTGGATGCCGTACATCGGCTGGTTCGGCAGGTGGTCGGCGAAGCTCATGTAAGCCCAGCACAGTCCGCTGCCCGGGTGGATCATCCACAGGGGCGGCCGGTCGCCCTCCGTGCGGATCGGCAGCACCACGGCGAACGGGTCCTCCGGGGCCGCATCGGCGACGCTCCGCAACCGGGCGGCGAGGTCGGCCACCACCGGGTGCTGGAACACCGTCCGGACCGGCACGGACACCCCCAGCACTGCGGCGATCCGGTTGACCAGCCGGACCACGAGCATGGAGTGGCCGCCGAGCAGGAAGAAGTCGTCGTCCACGCCGACCCGTTCGACACCGAGCACCTCGCCGACCAGGTCGGCCAGGGCCTGCTCGTCGGCGGTACGCGGCGCGCGGTACTCGTCGGCGGCGAAGTCCGGGGCCGGCAGGGCCGCGCGGTCCAGTTTCTGGTGTGAGGTCAGCGGCAGCCGGTCCAGGAACACGATCGCCGACGGCACCATGTAGTCCGGAAGTCTGCTCGCCAGGTACTGGCGCAGCTCGTCGTCGGTGGTGCCGTCGGCGACCACGTAGGCGAGCAGGTGGGTACCGAGGTCGCGCAGTTCACGGGCGATCACCACGGCCTGCCCCACGGCCGGGTGCTCGGTGAGCACCGACTCCACCTCACCGGGCTCGATCCGGTATCCGCGGACCTTGACCTGGTGGTCCGCCCTGCCGCGGAACTCCAGGACCCCGCGGGAGTTCCACAGGCCGAGGTCGCCGGTCCGGTACATCCGCTCCCCCGGTTCGCCGAACGGGCAGGCCACGAACCGGCCGGCGGTCAGCCCCGCCCGGTTCAGATAGCCCCGGGCGAGCCCGTGGCCCGCCATGTACAGCTCCCCCGGGACGCCCGGCGGGACGGGACGCAGCCGCCCGTCGAGGACGTAGACGCGCATGTTGTCCATCGGCAGTCCGACGGGTACGTCGGTGCGCACCGGTCCGGGGCCGATCTCGTGCACCGTCGAGTTGCAGGTGATCTCGGTCGGTCCGAAGGCGTTCACGAACGTGGTGTCCGGGCACGCCGTGACGGCTCGGTCGACGGCGGCGGGCGAGAGGCGTTCGCCGCCGATCCACACCTCGTTCAGGCGGGCGAGGCAGCGCGGGTTCTGCTCGACCAGGTGGTTGAAGACCGGGGTGATCAGCAGCGTGCTGGTGACGCCGTGCCGGGTGACGAAGGACTCGAAGACATCGGCGTCGAGGTCGTCGGGCGGCGCCAGAACGACGCAGTCGCCGCGCAGCAGCGTCGGCCACAGCTCGTACGTCATGGGGTCGAAGGTGTGCCGGGTGCGCAGCAGTACCCGTTCGTTGCCCTCCCGGCGGCACCACTTGTCGACCGCGAACTGCACGACGCCGCGGTGGGAGATGGCCACGCCCTTGGGACGTCCGGTCGATCCCGAGGTGTAGATGACGTAGGCCAACTGGTCGCCGGAGAGGGCCCGGCCGGTGAGGTCGAAGGGAGCGCCGTGGCCGGCGAGGTCGCCGTAGGCCACTCGCGGGCAGTCGTCCTGGGCTGGCCGTCGGGTGAACTCCTCGTCTCCCACGATGAGTTGCGGACGGGCGTCGTCGAGCACGAACGCCAGCCGCTCCGCCGGGTACTCGGGGTCGACGGGCAAGTAGGCGGCGCCGGCCTTCAGCACCGCCAGCAGCGTGACGATCATCTCCGGGGACCGCGGCAGGGCGACGCCCACCAGGGATTCGGCGGTGACTCCGCGCCGCGCCAGCTCCGCCCCCACACGGTCGGCCGCCGCGTCCAGCTCCCGGTACGTCAGCGACGCCGCGTCGCCCGTCACGGCGAGCGCGTCCGGTGTGGCCGCTGCCTGCCGGGCGAACAGTTCCGTGATCGTCTCCCCCGGCAGGTCCGCGGCCGTGTCGTTGACCTCGTGGACGAACCGGTCGAACTCACCGGGTTCGAACAGATCGACCGCGCTGAGCGGCACCGCCGGGTCGGCAACGACCTGGTGGACGACGCTGAGCAGGCGGTTGACGAGTCCGCGCACGGTGTCGCGGTCGAACAGGTCGGTGTCGTACTCGGCCAGGCCGAGCGCGCCCGAGCCGCTCGGGTCGGGGCCCAGCGAGACGGCGAGGTCGAACTTGGCGGTGGTCGTACGGGCGAAGGGCTCGACCTCGATCACCAGGCCGGGCAGGCGCAGCTCGGCCTCGGGGCTGTTCTGCCACGCGCAGATGACCTGGACCAGCGGGTGGTGGGCCGCGGAACGGTTGGGGTTGACCAGTTCGACCAGCCGGTCGAAGGGCGCCTCCTGGTTGTCGTAGGCGGCCAGCGCCTTGGTGCGGACCGCGTCGAGCACCGTCTCGAAGGAGGGGTCGCCGCCGAGGTCGACCCGCAGCACCCAGGTATTGACGAAGAAACCGACGAGGTCGGCCATGGCCTCGTCCGTCCGGCCCGCGATCGGCGATCCGATGGTGATGTCGTCGCCGCTGCCCATGCGGTGCAGCAGGGTCGCCAGCGCGGCCTGGAGCACCATGGAGACGGTCACGCTGCGCCGGCGCGCCAGTTCCTCGACGGCGGCCATGAGATCGGGCCCAAGCGCGAACTCGATCCGGTCCTCGCGGCGTTCCCCGGCCGCCGAGCGCGGGCGGTCCAGTGGCAGGGGCAGGGGTTCCGGGGCGCCGTCCAGCTCACGCCGCCAGTACTCGACCTCGGCGGCCATCACGCTGTCCGGGTCGGACTCGTCGCCGAGCAGGGAGCGCTGCCACAGCGCGTAGTCCGCGTACTGCACGGCCAGGGGCCGCCAGGCCGGCGAGCGGCCGTCCCGGCGCGCGGTGTACGCCGTCGTGAGGTCCTTGACCAGTGGTGCCGCCGAGCTCCCGTCGCTGGCGATGTGATGGATGACCAGCGCGAGCACGTGGTCGTCGGGGGCGCTGCGGAACACCTTGGCGCGCAGCGGGATCTCCGTCGCCAGGTCGAAACGGTGGGCGGCCTCCGCGGTCAGGGCGTTCCCGAGGTCCGCACGCGGGATCTCGGTGACGGGCACGTCCGGCGTGATGTCGTTGGCGGGCACGATCCGCTGATACGGGGCGCCGTCGTCGTCCTCGGCGATCAGAGTGCGCAGGCTCTCGTGCCGGTGCACCACGTCACCCACGGCTGCCCGCAGGGCCCGCACGTCCAGCTCGCCGCGCAACCTCAGCATGGTGGTCGTGTTGTAGGTGGTCGAGGGGCCCTCGAACCGGTGCAGGAACCACAGCCGTTGCTGGGCGAACGACAGCGGCACCCGCTCGGGCCGCGGCTGGGCGGTCAGCGGCGGCCGTGCCGTCTGCGCCGCGGCCAGCCGTGCGGCGAGCCCGGCGACCGTGCCGACCTCGAACACGGTGCGGACCGGTGTCTCCACGCCGAGTTCGGCGCGGATACGGCCGACGAGCCGGGTGGCCAGCAGGGAGTGGCCGCCCAGCAGGAAGAAGTCGTCGTCCACGCCGACCTGGTCGAGGCCCAGCACCTCGGCGAACAGGCCGGCCAGGATCTCCTCGTACGGCGTCCGCGGTGCCTGTCCGTCGGACGCCGAGGTGAACTCCGGTGCCGGCAGGGCCCGTCGGTCCAGCTTCCCGTTGGGCGACAGCGGGATGCTGCCGACGGCCACGACCGCCGACGGCACCATGTACTCGGGCAGTCGCTCCCTGGCGTACCCGCGTAGGGCGGCAAGCAGTTTGCCGGACTCGCGTACGCGGGTGGGGTGGTTGGCCAGTGGCCGGGCGGGCGCGCCGGCGGTGACGAAGCCGCCGCCGAACACCTGTCCCGGTGCGGGGCGGTCGGGCAGCACCACCGCGTCGAACCGGTCGGCCGCGTCGGCGGACCAGGTCACCAGCGCGTCCCGGCCGCGGGCGGCGGCCCACTCCTGGAGGCACTGCGGATCGACGGCGGCGGGGCCGGGAGGTGCCGGTTCGTCCGTCGTGGTTTCCCCGGACAGACGCGCGTTGGGGATGCCTGCGATCCGCACGGGGGTTCCTTCGCGCAGGCGGCCCGGTCGGTCCAGGTCCGTCAGCTCCTCGATGTCGGATCCCCACACCAGTGTCGGTAGGCCGGCGAGGGAGACGGCGGTGACCGGTGCCTTGTGCAGGACCACCTCGTAGCGGTGCCGGGTCAGCTCGTTGTGGGCACGGCCCGCCTTGAGCCGTATGTCGACGGTGGCTCCTGCCCGCTCGCTCCACCGGGTGAACCACTCGGGGTCGAGCACCAGTTCCTTCTCCAGGAAGACGGCGTGCTCCACGGCGGCCCGCAGCACGCCGGGTGCGGCGCCGGGGCGCCGGGCCCGCTGTACGGCGTGGTGCAGCAGGCGCAGCGATCCCGCGTGCCGCACGTCACCGACGACCAGGCGGCCGCCCGGGGCCAGGAGGTCGAAGGCCTGGCGCAGCACGCGGTCGAGGTAGTCGGCGTCCGGGAAGTACTGCACAACGGAGTTGAGTACGACTGTATCGAATCGCCGCGTGGGCAGGCCCGAGATGTCGTCGGCGGCCTGGCAGCGCAGGTGTGTCCGGCCCGCCCAGCCCGCCGCCTCAACCTGGCCGCGCAGCCGGTCGACGGCGACGGCGGAGAAGTCCGTGCCCCAGTACTCCTCGACGTGCGGCACGATGTGGGCGAGCAACAGCCCGGAGCCGACGCCGATTTCCAGGACCTTCCGCGGCGCCCAGCACAGCACCCGCTCGACCGCGGCGTCACGCCACTGGCGCATCTCGGTGCGCGGTATGGGCTTTCCGGTGTAGCTGGAGTTCCAGCCGGAGAAGTCCTCGCCGAAACCGGCTTCCGGGGCGGCGTACATCCGCTCGTAGACCTGCTGCCACTCGTCGATGTGATCGTCCGCGGAGTCGGCCTCCTCGAGGTCCGGCACGACGTAGGCGACCAGGCGCTGGTCGTCGTCGTTGTCCTCGCGGGCGACCACGACCGCCTGGGCCACGGCGGGGTGCTCGGTCAGCGCGGCCTCGACCTCGCCCGGCTCGATCCGGAACCCGCGCACCTTCACCTGGGTGTCCGCCCGGCCGTGGAAGACCAACTCCCCCGCCCTGTTCCAGGCGGCCAGGTCCCCGGTGCGGTACATCCGTTCCCCGGGCCCGGCGAAGGGACAGGCCAGGAACCGTTCTGCGGTCAGGCCGGCCCGGCCCAGGTAGCCGCGCGCGAGGCCGACCCCGGCGACGTACAACTCCCCCACCACGCCGGGCGGAACCGGCCGCAGTCCGGGGTCGAGCACGTAGGTGCGCATGTTGTCCATGGGCCCGCCGATCGGCACCCGCGTGACCGGCTGCCCCGCCGGGACTACGTGGGCGGTCGCGAAGACGGTGGTCTCCGTGGGGCCGTACCCGTCGACCACCTTCAGCCCGGGGCACGCGGCACGTACGCGCGCCACCGCGTCCGGGGAGACCACGTCGCCGCCCACCCACAGCTCGCGCAACCCGTTCAGACAGCCCGGGTCCTGGTCGGCGACCACCGAGAACAGCCCGGCGGTCAGCCACATCGCGGTGAGCTGCCGGTCCTTCACCAGGGCGGCCAGGGCTGCGGTGTCCGGGTTTCCCGGCGGGCCGACGACAACCCGGCCTCCGCGCAGCAGGGGCACCCACAGCTCGAAGGTCGAGGCGTCGAACGTGTGGGGAGAGTGCAGCAGCACCCGGTCGTGCGCGTCGCTCCACCGCCGGTCCAGCGCCAGGCCGGCGACGCTGCGGTGGGTGATCGCGATGCCCTTGGGGACACCGCTCGAACCCGACGTGTACATGACGTAGGCGAGGTGATCGGTGTGCCGTGCGTCGGGCAGCGGGTCGTCGGCGGCACCGGTCAACTCGTCGATCCGTACGCCCGTCATACCGCCGGGCGGGGTGAACCCGCCCTCGGTGATCACGAGAGCCGGGGCGGCGTCGCGCAGCATGAAGGCCAGGCGCTCCGCGGGGTAGGCGGTGTCGAGGGGGAGGTAGGCGCCGCCCGCCTTGAGCACCGCCAGCAGGGCGACCACCAGGTCCGCCGACCGCGGCAGGGCGACCGCCACCAAAGTCTCCGGACCCACTCCCCCGCGGACGAGGTTGCGCGCGACGGCGGAGGCCAGGCGGTCGAGTTCGCGGTACGTCAGGGTCGTGGTGCCGGACTCGACCGCGACGGCGTCGGGAGTCGCCGCCGCCTGCGCCTCGAACAGGGCGTGGAGCGGCAGCGGCGGCAGCGGGGCTTCGGTGTCGTTGAACTCGTGCAGCAGCAGGTCCCGTTCGCCGGGTTCCAGGACGTCGACGGAGTCGATCCCGACGTCGGGGTGTGCGACGACCCGGCGGAGCACCGTCCGCAGGCGGGCGGCGAGCCGCTCGACGGTGTCCCGGTCGAACAGGTCCGTCGAGTACTCGATGACGCCGCCGGCGCCGCGTGCCGTCGGGTCCGGGACGATGTTGAAGAACAGGTCGAACTTGGCGGTCCTGGTCGCGACCGGCTCGGCCGTGACCCGCAATCCCGGCATCTCGAGGTCGAGCCGGGCGCTGTTCTGCCAGGCGAACATCACCTGGAAGAACGGGTGGTAGGCCAGCGAGCGGTCGGGGTTGAGCAGTTCGACCAGCCGCTCGAAGGGCGCGTCCTGGTTGTCGTAGGCGGCCAGGGCCTTGTCCCGCACCTGCTGGAGCACCTGGTCGAAGGAGGGATTGCCGACCAGATCCACCCGCAGCACCCAGGTGTTGACGAAGAACCCGACCATGTCGGTGAGCGCCTCGTCCGTCCGGCCCGCGATCGGCGACCCGACGGTGATGTCGTCACCGCCGCCGAGCCGATGCAACAGGACCGTAAGAGCGGCCTGCAACACCATGGACACGGTGCTGCCGCGGCTGCGGGCGAGCTCCTCGATGCCGGTGAGAAGCTCCGGGTCGATGGAGAAGTCGACGACGTCGCCCCGGTAACTGGCCATCGTGGGACGGGGGCGGTCCAGCGGCAGCGGCAGCGGCAGCGGCAGGTCCGCCAGTTCGCTCCGCCAGTACGCCACCTGCTTGGCCAGCAGGCTGTTCTCGGCGGACTCGTCACCCAGCAGCTCCCGCTGCCACAACGTGTAGTCCACGTACCGCACGGGCAGCGGGGACCAGCTCGGCGCGCAGCCGTTCGTCCGGGCCTTGTAGGCGAGGGCGAGATCGCGGGTGAACGGGGCCGAGGAACCGCCGTCGGCCGCGATGTGGTGGACGACCAGCACGAGCACGTGCTCGTCCGCCGCGCACCGCAGGATCCGCGCGCGCACCGGGATCTCGGTATACAGATCAAACGGATACTCGATCGCCTGCGCGACGGTGGAGGCGATGTCGGCCGGGTCCACGGGCACCAGCGGCACGTCCAGGGTCGTCTCGCTCGCCGACAGCACCCGCTGCGCAGGGGAGTCCGTGGCGTCGTCGACGATGAGCGTGCGCAGGCTGTCGTGCCGCAGCACGACGTCACGGAGGGCCGCACGGAGCGCTCCGACGTCCAGCCGGCCGTGCAGCCGCAGCACCGCGGGGATGTTGTACGTCGGCGACGGCCCGGTGAACCTGTACAGGAACCACAGCCGACGCTGGGCGAAGGACAGGGGAACCATGTCTCACTCCTCGGTCATCTTGCGCAGGCGGGGCCGGACGGAGGCGGACAGATCGGTCCACCGGGTACTCAGGGCGGCGACCGTCGAGTGCCCGAAGAACGTCCTGATCGGTACGTCGACGCCCAGCTCGGCACGGATCCGGCCGATCAGGCGGGTGGCGAGCAGCGAGTGGCCGCCGAACGCGAAGAAGTCGTCGTCCAGACCGATCCGCTCGAGCCCGAGGACCTCGGCGAACAACCGGCACAGAGCCCTCTCCTCGGGTGTGCGCGGCGGGCGTGTGGCGGCGGGCGCGTAGTCGGGCGCGGGCAGAGCGCGCCGGTCGACCTTGCCGTTGGGCGTCAGGGGGATCTCGGAGAGGACGACGAC includes:
- a CDS encoding DUF4097 family beta strand repeat-containing protein is translated as MPTFSTPGGVSVTVNLPAGDLLLVASDRTDTVVLPHAGDDDSAGLRVSYADGRLVVDGPQPRNGFASWLGFGESFEARIDLPEGSNVRGVALEGGFRSMGRLGACTFRTDYGEIFLDETGPLTVTTDSGDIAVRQVTGDAEVTSDSGVIQIQRIDGSATITNEYGETEIREITGVLRARGRDSDLLVGRTHGDVEAFSESGDIRIAEVTRGTVDTTSDSGNIDISVPEDAAVAVDLESPNGRVRNSVPRSGTAGKPDRSITVRARSHQGDVTLTPLRPRPGT
- a CDS encoding DoxX family protein yields the protein MTRVLKAAGPASPETPDQLDTPDQQTDVPLVVPWSPATRVAFRFGLAYVALFFLTEMRIMYPLLGVFGNDLPAGALVWQYHLVRPVVTWVGEHVFGVDAALIEPVQSGDQRFFWVLAFCWFVGALVVTAVWSVIDRHRTDYVWLHKWFHVVVRLCLAAQLFSFGFAKVFPLQMSLPLTRLVEPYGDFGMLNVLWSQVGSSQPYEILLGCAEVTAAVLLLVPRTAILGALLASVELTQVLILNVTYQVPLKIFTFHLLLLALILLAPHAVRLVGFFVTDRGVGPLRRPQLFRTRRAASLALAVQILFGAWLAGSQVHEEWKLWDSIGTSGPKPPLYGIWNVAEFSLDGHDRPPLTTDGERWNRLIVDTSHSYQPGPVSSQRMDGSIVDYAATFDAKSRTMALARLDDPTWSARLVFTQSTPDRLTLNGVLHGHKVRMRLEKADLSSFPLTHNGPRWVQDGPYQPRLELR
- a CDS encoding ferredoxin, translating into MRIHVDIHRCVGAGMCALTAPGVFTQDDDGYGAVLPGRDDGAGDPLVRDAARSCPVQAIALGESADR
- a CDS encoding non-ribosomal peptide synthetase; this translates as MVPLSFAQRRLWFLYRFTGPSPTYNIPAVLRLHGRLDVGALRAALRDVVLRHDSLRTLIVDDATDSPAQRVLSASETTLDVPLVPVDPADIASTVAQAIEYPFDLYTEIPVRARILRCAADEHVLVLVVHHIAADGGSSAPFTRDLALAYKARTNGCAPSWSPLPVRYVDYTLWQRELLGDESAENSLLAKQVAYWRSELADLPLPLPLPLDRPRPTMASYRGDVVDFSIDPELLTGIEELARSRGSTVSMVLQAALTVLLHRLGGGDDITVGSPIAGRTDEALTDMVGFFVNTWVLRVDLVGNPSFDQVLQQVRDKALAAYDNQDAPFERLVELLNPDRSLAYHPFFQVMFAWQNSARLDLEMPGLRVTAEPVATRTAKFDLFFNIVPDPTARGAGGVIEYSTDLFDRDTVERLAARLRTVLRRVVAHPDVGIDSVDVLEPGERDLLLHEFNDTEAPLPPLPLHALFEAQAAATPDAVAVESGTTTLTYRELDRLASAVARNLVRGGVGPETLVAVALPRSADLVVALLAVLKAGGAYLPLDTAYPAERLAFMLRDAAPALVITEGGFTPPGGMTGVRIDELTGAADDPLPDARHTDHLAYVMYTSGSSGVPKGIAITHRSVAGLALDRRWSDAHDRVLLHSPHTFDASTFELWVPLLRGGRVVVGPPGNPDTAALAALVKDRQLTAMWLTAGLFSVVADQDPGCLNGLRELWVGGDVVSPDAVARVRAACPGLKVVDGYGPTETTVFATAHVVPAGQPVTRVPIGGPMDNMRTYVLDPGLRPVPPGVVGELYVAGVGLARGYLGRAGLTAERFLACPFAGPGERMYRTGDLAAWNRAGELVFHGRADTQVKVRGFRIEPGEVEAALTEHPAVAQAVVVAREDNDDDQRLVAYVVPDLEEADSADDHIDEWQQVYERMYAAPEAGFGEDFSGWNSSYTGKPIPRTEMRQWRDAAVERVLCWAPRKVLEIGVGSGLLLAHIVPHVEEYWGTDFSAVAVDRLRGQVEAAGWAGRTHLRCQAADDISGLPTRRFDTVVLNSVVQYFPDADYLDRVLRQAFDLLAPGGRLVVGDVRHAGSLRLLHHAVQRARRPGAAPGVLRAAVEHAVFLEKELVLDPEWFTRWSERAGATVDIRLKAGRAHNELTRHRYEVVLHKAPVTAVSLAGLPTLVWGSDIEELTDLDRPGRLREGTPVRIAGIPNARLSGETTTDEPAPPGPAAVDPQCLQEWAAARGRDALVTWSADAADRFDAVVLPDRPAPGQVFGGGFVTAGAPARPLANHPTRVRESGKLLAALRGYARERLPEYMVPSAVVAVGSIPLSPNGKLDRRALPAPEFTSASDGQAPRTPYEEILAGLFAEVLGLDQVGVDDDFFLLGGHSLLATRLVGRIRAELGVETPVRTVFEVGTVAGLAARLAAAQTARPPLTAQPRPERVPLSFAQQRLWFLHRFEGPSTTYNTTTMLRLRGELDVRALRAAVGDVVHRHESLRTLIAEDDDGAPYQRIVPANDITPDVPVTEIPRADLGNALTAEAAHRFDLATEIPLRAKVFRSAPDDHVLALVIHHIASDGSSAAPLVKDLTTAYTARRDGRSPAWRPLAVQYADYALWQRSLLGDESDPDSVMAAEVEYWRRELDGAPEPLPLPLDRPRSAAGERREDRIEFALGPDLMAAVEELARRRSVTVSMVLQAALATLLHRMGSGDDITIGSPIAGRTDEAMADLVGFFVNTWVLRVDLGGDPSFETVLDAVRTKALAAYDNQEAPFDRLVELVNPNRSAAHHPLVQVICAWQNSPEAELRLPGLVIEVEPFARTTTAKFDLAVSLGPDPSGSGALGLAEYDTDLFDRDTVRGLVNRLLSVVHQVVADPAVPLSAVDLFEPGEFDRFVHEVNDTAADLPGETITELFARQAAATPDALAVTGDAASLTYRELDAAADRVGAELARRGVTAESLVGVALPRSPEMIVTLLAVLKAGAAYLPVDPEYPAERLAFVLDDARPQLIVGDEEFTRRPAQDDCPRVAYGDLAGHGAPFDLTGRALSGDQLAYVIYTSGSTGRPKGVAISHRGVVQFAVDKWCRREGNERVLLRTRHTFDPMTYELWPTLLRGDCVVLAPPDDLDADVFESFVTRHGVTSTLLITPVFNHLVEQNPRCLARLNEVWIGGERLSPAAVDRAVTACPDTTFVNAFGPTEITCNSTVHEIGPGPVRTDVPVGLPMDNMRVYVLDGRLRPVPPGVPGELYMAGHGLARGYLNRAGLTAGRFVACPFGEPGERMYRTGDLGLWNSRGVLEFRGRADHQVKVRGYRIEPGEVESVLTEHPAVGQAVVIARELRDLGTHLLAYVVADGTTDDELRQYLASRLPDYMVPSAIVFLDRLPLTSHQKLDRAALPAPDFAADEYRAPRTADEQALADLVGEVLGVERVGVDDDFFLLGGHSMLVVRLVNRIAAVLGVSVPVRTVFQHPVVADLAARLRSVADAAPEDPFAVVLPIRTEGDRPPLWMIHPGSGLCWAYMSFADHLPNQPMYGIQAREYDPTQPQATSVDDMVTHYLRHITALQPNGPYLLFGWSGGGTLAHAIAVELRRRGKAVGLLAMLDSAVAGGLGTENDFAEADVIEDANTQAFVRDYLGRSAGAADYQSVVETVAAVTVRHTKLLDEYATPLFDGDVLFFTATVDDHGFAAQWPPYVRGRIEEHRIACKHRDMSQPEYAAEICSVIDRALQG